A stretch of Bacillus pseudomycoides DNA encodes these proteins:
- a CDS encoding FAD-binding protein, translating into MKIFKPNSTKEINQIFREEVRVQIRGRNTKGFSLNPNYPVLSTENLNNIQYYNPTDCLVTVQPGISMEELYSTLAKYNQTVYLDQMFLPAGTVGGRLSMPSIFPLEIVKGVKDSHITRIEMCLPGWDTVSFGANTLKNVAGYHLEKLLSGTLGLLGCITSVTLRTYPLSDSNEIWLIECGSYEELREMEKLFMNELIATGTDYYNDYSRYWVIIKNLPKKLLANVKSANSMNILGDIKEFSSIVKAPLNYIGSFKVMKKDELGKLHNLAKKNDWFIVGTNRSQYYNILARDKETVTALNSVEDNLHNDYFLQVFKNYIDPRKVLC; encoded by the coding sequence ATGAAAATATTTAAACCGAACTCTACAAAAGAAATAAATCAAATATTCAGGGAGGAAGTTCGAGTACAGATTCGTGGTCGGAATACCAAAGGATTTTCTTTAAATCCTAACTATCCAGTTTTATCTACTGAAAATCTTAACAATATTCAATACTATAACCCTACAGATTGTTTAGTAACTGTTCAACCAGGAATTTCGATGGAAGAATTATATAGTACATTAGCTAAATATAATCAAACCGTTTATCTGGATCAGATGTTTCTTCCGGCGGGAACCGTTGGTGGAAGACTTTCTATGCCATCTATATTCCCCCTAGAAATTGTTAAAGGAGTAAAGGATAGCCATATCACTCGTATAGAAATGTGTTTACCAGGTTGGGATACTGTTTCTTTTGGAGCTAATACTTTGAAGAATGTAGCAGGATATCATTTAGAAAAATTGTTAAGTGGCACATTAGGATTACTGGGATGTATTACAAGTGTTACGTTAAGGACTTATCCTTTAAGTGATTCTAACGAAATTTGGCTGATTGAATGTGGTTCATATGAGGAATTACGGGAGATGGAAAAATTATTTATGAATGAACTAATTGCTACGGGGACTGACTATTATAATGATTATTCGAGATATTGGGTAATTATAAAAAATTTACCTAAAAAGCTTTTGGCAAATGTAAAAAGTGCAAATTCTATGAATATATTGGGAGATATCAAAGAGTTTTCAAGTATAGTTAAGGCGCCCTTAAATTATATCGGATCTTTTAAAGTGATGAAGAAGGATGAATTAGGAAAGTTGCACAATTTGGCTAAGAAGAATGATTGGTTTATTGTAGGTACTAATCGTTCACAGTACTACAATATCCTGGCAAGGGATAAGGAGACTGTAACCGCACTGAATAGTGTTGAAGATAATTTACATAACGATTATTTCCTACAAGTGTTTAAAAATTATATAGATCCAAGGAAAGTACTTTGTTAA
- a CDS encoding 4Fe-4S dicluster domain-containing protein, whose protein sequence is MSKIDILNQCINCGLCSSVCPTYLVSRDEYLSPRGRLLLLQEYINDSDMDIADLADTFSNCLACGACKTGCPLNVDTTTLLNWGMKLTDCIPKIDREYVGMFVKDNIDFLKGSKLANIESLQKNLRKLDVFDAEYDILYNLLQKAIGNIQLEKVNNKVCFLKAKIDLHQKNINSDTWSSLFAPFFMDCCDVEDTGIGIRGSKYYYGKDAYIANELLERCTNNIISVNPDLIVLTSPFIDIKVIKALKHLQFKVYTLSEFLDEMISTK, encoded by the coding sequence GTGAGCAAAATAGATATACTTAATCAATGTATAAATTGTGGCCTGTGTTCATCGGTTTGTCCTACCTATTTAGTTAGTAGGGATGAGTATTTATCTCCTAGAGGAAGATTATTGCTACTACAGGAATATATTAATGATTCTGACATGGATATAGCAGATTTAGCTGATACATTTTCGAATTGTTTAGCTTGTGGGGCTTGTAAAACGGGATGTCCCCTAAATGTTGATACTACTACATTACTAAATTGGGGTATGAAATTAACTGATTGTATTCCAAAAATAGATAGAGAGTATGTTGGCATGTTTGTTAAAGATAATATTGATTTCCTAAAGGGTTCTAAGTTAGCTAACATCGAGAGCCTTCAAAAAAACTTGAGGAAGTTAGATGTGTTTGATGCGGAATATGATATCCTATATAACCTTTTACAGAAAGCTATAGGGAATATTCAATTAGAAAAGGTGAATAATAAGGTATGCTTTCTAAAGGCAAAAATTGATTTGCATCAGAAAAATATAAATAGTGATACTTGGTCCTCCTTATTTGCACCATTTTTTATGGATTGTTGTGATGTGGAGGATACTGGGATTGGAATAAGAGGAAGTAAATACTATTATGGGAAAGATGCCTATATTGCTAATGAATTACTAGAGAGATGTACAAATAACATAATAAGCGTAAATCCAGATTTAATAGTATTGACGAGTCCATTTATCGATATCAAAGTGATAAAGGCACTAAAGCATTTACAATTCAAGGTGTATACATTATCTGAGTTTTTAGATGAAATGATTTCTACTAAATAA
- a CDS encoding 4'-phosphopantetheinyl transferase superfamily protein translates to MSIIDILSIKLPQGDYNQINEQLKSQFPWLITNDILALKRDIDQLRSFLGRLLLVYMLRKKALISSIGEVCILKNSSGKPYIKERPNIQFNISHSGQWVTCAVSNQNVGIDIEEIKPVDYRALLNYFLSSYEKNLFNYVLEENQLKYFFCIWTAKESYVKAIGLGLQIPLHSFSVVNNKIINNTHNSETQALFKIKTYSSLEGHILTACGRENCFPEDVSCIEFEHLINSMHIN, encoded by the coding sequence GTGAGTATTATAGATATTTTATCAATAAAGTTACCTCAGGGAGATTACAATCAAATAAATGAACAACTAAAAAGTCAATTCCCATGGCTTATTACTAATGATATCCTAGCCCTAAAAAGAGACATCGATCAGTTACGATCTTTCTTAGGAAGGCTATTACTCGTCTACATGTTACGTAAAAAAGCATTGATCTCCAGTATAGGGGAAGTATGTATTCTTAAGAATTCTTCTGGGAAGCCTTATATAAAGGAAAGGCCTAATATCCAATTTAACATATCCCACTCAGGCCAATGGGTAACATGTGCCGTTAGTAACCAAAACGTTGGGATTGACATAGAGGAAATAAAGCCTGTTGATTATAGGGCTTTATTAAATTATTTTTTAAGTTCCTATGAAAAGAATCTCTTTAATTATGTTCTTGAAGAAAATCAATTAAAATACTTTTTTTGTATATGGACAGCAAAAGAGAGTTATGTCAAAGCTATAGGACTTGGATTACAGATTCCTCTCCATTCATTTAGTGTAGTAAACAATAAAATCATAAATAATACCCACAATAGTGAAACTCAAGCGCTCTTTAAAATTAAGACTTATTCGAGTTTAGAAGGTCACATATTAACAGCATGTGGAAGAGAAAATTGTTTTCCAGAAGATGTATCCTGTATTGAATTTGAACATTTAATAAATTCAATGCACATAAATTAG
- a CDS encoding non-ribosomal peptide synthetase codes for MMNSYHKHSSENIISLFEKQVDLAPHNLAILFNGETVTYEELNQKSNKLAHFLKEKGIGSNNTVGIMLDRSIEMIYALLAVLKSGAAYVPIDPSYPKSRIDFIISDSNPTMLLTEKKYITEEGICPTKDVYEILSYDLNTYNLNIDLNPDDLAYIIYTSGTTGNPKGVMIQHKSIVNTIKWRKEEYKLGYNDVVLQLFSFAFDGFITSFFTPIVSGSSVVLAQHIEAMDPMAILSNIRKFKISHFICVPPIFKALIEIADPSQLCSLKSVTLAGDNIGIDLIKFFNNKGFQFELVNEYGPTENSVASTICREINKMGTITIGKPISNTYIYIVDEELNMVPSGVPGELCISGVGVAKGYINQPDLTNEKFISNPFQEGQRLYRTGDLARWLPDGNIEFLGRTDHQVKIRGYRIETAEIEQILLTFHNIKDALVIPIYSQVKEAQLCAYICSHSPVSIQELRRYLMDKLPDYMIPAYFVRIEQFPLTPNGKVDRKALPEPERIIDTGRGFVPAVTIVEKELEKIWCEILDLEGVSILDNFFELGGDSLKLHVW; via the coding sequence ATGATGAATTCCTATCATAAACATAGTTCTGAAAATATAATCAGCTTATTTGAAAAACAAGTTGATTTAGCGCCACATAATCTAGCTATATTATTTAATGGGGAAACAGTCACTTATGAGGAGCTAAATCAAAAATCTAATAAATTAGCGCATTTCTTAAAAGAAAAGGGAATTGGTTCTAATAATACTGTAGGGATTATGTTAGACAGATCCATCGAAATGATATATGCACTTCTTGCAGTTTTAAAATCAGGAGCTGCTTATGTTCCTATAGATCCATCTTATCCTAAATCAAGAATAGATTTTATTATTAGTGATAGCAACCCTACTATGTTATTAACAGAAAAAAAATATATTACAGAGGAGGGAATTTGTCCTACGAAGGATGTTTATGAAATACTTTCATATGATTTAAATACATATAATTTAAATATAGATCTAAACCCTGATGATTTGGCATATATCATTTATACTTCGGGAACTACTGGAAACCCTAAAGGGGTTATGATTCAACATAAAAGTATAGTTAACACTATTAAATGGAGGAAAGAAGAATATAAGTTAGGATACAATGATGTTGTTTTGCAATTATTCTCTTTTGCATTTGATGGATTTATTACTAGTTTTTTCACACCAATTGTCTCGGGAAGCAGTGTAGTGTTAGCTCAGCATATAGAGGCAATGGATCCTATGGCTATTCTCAGTAATATAAGAAAGTTTAAAATTTCACATTTTATATGCGTACCACCTATTTTTAAGGCTCTTATTGAAATTGCAGATCCTAGTCAACTCTGTAGTTTAAAGTCTGTTACACTAGCTGGAGATAATATCGGTATAGATTTAATTAAGTTTTTTAATAATAAAGGTTTTCAATTTGAATTAGTTAATGAGTATGGACCTACAGAAAATAGTGTGGCTTCAACTATTTGTAGGGAAATCAATAAAATGGGTACCATTACAATCGGAAAGCCTATTTCTAATACCTATATTTATATTGTAGATGAAGAGCTCAATATGGTACCTTCAGGAGTACCGGGTGAACTTTGTATAAGTGGTGTCGGAGTGGCAAAAGGCTATATTAATCAACCTGATCTCACTAATGAAAAATTTATTTCTAACCCTTTTCAGGAGGGACAACGGTTATATCGTACGGGGGATTTGGCAAGATGGCTGCCTGACGGGAATATTGAATTTCTAGGGCGTACTGATCATCAAGTCAAGATTCGGGGATATCGTATCGAAACAGCAGAGATTGAACAGATTCTTTTGACCTTCCATAATATAAAGGATGCTCTAGTAATACCTATATATTCACAGGTAAAAGAAGCACAGTTATGTGCATACATCTGCAGCCATAGCCCAGTTTCTATACAAGAACTTAGAAGATATCTAATGGATAAGTTACCAGATTATATGATTCCTGCCTATTTTGTGCGTATAGAACAATTTCCCCTAACCCCGAATGGAAAAGTTGACCGTAAAGCTCTACCAGAGCCTGAACGGATAATTGATACGGGGAGGGGATTTGTTCCAGCTGTAACGATAGTAGAAAAGGAATTAGAGAAAATCTGGTGTGAAATCTTAGATTTAGAGGGCGTAAGCATACTGGATAATTTCTTTGAATTAGGAGGAGATTCGTTAAAATTGCACGTATGGTGA
- a CDS encoding non-ribosomal peptide synthetase → MQVSKELNVQISLQKAFSLPTIQQLGNYIEQASQELYTPIRKLEKHPWYRASSVQKRLYILQHLDNVGITYNLPYALILAGDIKVDHMKKAIQTLINRHEALRTSFMFQEGEVVQQIHDGVVFDWTPINTKYDTIDEMIEAFIQPFSLDMESLFRAGITRLEPNRYLLVLDMHHIISDGTSSGILINELMKLYQNPDVKLSPVNVQYKEFAAWQHEFMQSGRYKKQEKYWLEKYRDGSTYAKLPTDYARPPVQSFNGERISFQLDEEATRKLKKLAREHNVTLYMTLLAAYKVLLYKYTSNKKIVVGTPTIGRRHPDIENTVGMFVNTLALMNTVNPNESFKSFLERLKKNTLEAFDNQDYQFEDLVRDLGGKRELSNNPLFDTMFILQNTDGNNLNNFEGVFSDFKPYSGKSKFDLSIEVYDRGKNLDINITFCKDLFRKDTIETISSCFLNIIKQINKDISTIIRSFNLLNPLESQDILKKANTSEQIEKGNQQHFIQLFEKTVKNNPYKVAVVERGKSITYDELDKKSTSLAYKLKCSGISKGQIVGIILDSSIELITSILGIMKAGAAYLPIETNTPLDRILYILENSNASLVLTDSKIKITNSINNRVINVNELNLENHIVQDKCILTEGLNESAYIIYTSGTTGLPKGVNISHLGLSNYVTWFSKFGGVCKEDKTILLSSFAFDLGYTSLYPILANGGTLHLLTKDYYMDPKNLINYIDSNCITYLKLTPSLYSILNDYDPNHQFQSLRLIIFGGEPLNIGHVKNINRVNNIRIVNHYGPTETTIGCIAGDIHLDSQDITRTYSSIGKPIFNMTAYIVDEDLNMVPSGVPGELCISGVGVAKGYINQPDLTNEKFISNPFQEGQRLYRTGDLARWLPDGNIEFLGRTDHQVKIRGYRIETAEIEQILLTFHNIKDALVIPIYSQVKEAQLCAYICSHSPVSIQELRRYLMDKLPDYMIPAYFVRIEQFPLTPNGKVDRKALPEPERIIDTGRGFVPAVTIVEKELEKIWCEILDLEGVSILDNFFELGGDSLKIARMVMQVSKELNVQISLQKAFSLPTIQQLGNYIEQASQELYTPIRKLEKHPWYRASSVQKRLYILQHLDNVGITYNLPYALILAGDIKVDHMKKAIQTLINRHEALRTSFMFQEGEVIQQIHDGVVFDWTPINTKYDTIDEMIEAFIQPFSLDMESLFRAGITRLEPNRYLLVLDMHHIISDGTSSGILINELMELYQNPDVKLSPVKVQYKEFAAWQHKFMQSGGYKEQEKYWLEKYRDGSTYAKLPTDYVRPPIQSFNGERISFQLGEEITKQLKALAKEHNVTLYMILLAAYKVFLYKYTNNREIVVGTPTTGRRHPDIQNTVGMFVNTLALVNSINPDESFKSFLDQLKESSLEAFDNQDYQFEDLVRKLGEKYELSNNPLFDTMFAFQNMESFNSQFGSYSLSIYDITMKISKFDMSLYACETDNYLKFDLEYNVDLFKEETMKDATEYLKEIYCNLNEFINRPIGNLISLHNSNSIDHIDIFEDDFNFI, encoded by the coding sequence ATGCAAGTCTCCAAAGAATTGAATGTTCAAATCTCCCTGCAGAAAGCTTTTTCCTTACCTACAATCCAGCAATTAGGTAATTATATAGAACAAGCCAGTCAAGAACTATACACACCTATAAGGAAGTTAGAAAAACATCCATGGTATAGGGCATCCTCTGTACAAAAGCGTCTGTATATACTCCAGCATCTTGATAATGTTGGGATTACGTATAACCTGCCATATGCCTTAATTCTAGCTGGGGATATTAAAGTAGATCACATGAAGAAAGCGATACAGACGTTAATAAATCGTCATGAGGCTCTTCGTACCTCCTTTATGTTTCAGGAAGGTGAAGTAGTTCAACAAATACATGATGGGGTAGTATTTGATTGGACACCTATAAATACAAAATATGATACCATTGATGAAATGATTGAGGCTTTTATTCAGCCATTTTCTTTAGATATGGAAAGTCTATTTAGGGCAGGGATTACACGATTGGAGCCGAATAGATACCTGTTGGTGCTAGATATGCATCATATTATATCAGACGGAACGTCTAGCGGAATTTTAATAAATGAGCTTATGAAGCTTTATCAAAACCCAGATGTGAAGCTGTCTCCTGTAAATGTGCAGTATAAAGAGTTTGCAGCTTGGCAACATGAATTTATGCAGTCAGGGAGATATAAGAAACAAGAGAAGTATTGGTTAGAAAAATATAGAGATGGTTCTACTTATGCAAAATTACCAACTGATTATGCTCGTCCGCCTGTTCAATCGTTTAATGGAGAGCGTATATCCTTTCAATTAGATGAGGAAGCCACGAGGAAATTAAAGAAGCTAGCAAGGGAACATAATGTAACATTGTATATGACCTTATTAGCTGCTTATAAAGTTCTGTTGTATAAATATACAAGCAATAAAAAAATAGTGGTTGGGACACCTACAATTGGTAGAAGACATCCAGATATTGAAAATACGGTAGGTATGTTTGTCAATACGTTGGCATTAATGAATACTGTTAATCCAAATGAGTCCTTTAAAAGCTTTTTAGAACGATTAAAGAAAAATACCTTGGAAGCATTTGATAATCAGGATTATCAATTTGAGGATCTGGTTAGAGACCTGGGGGGGAAACGCGAGTTAAGTAATAATCCTCTGTTTGATACAATGTTTATTCTTCAGAATACAGATGGAAATAATCTTAATAACTTTGAAGGTGTATTTTCTGATTTTAAGCCATATTCAGGGAAATCTAAATTTGATTTGAGTATAGAGGTATATGATCGAGGGAAGAACTTAGATATAAACATAACTTTTTGTAAAGATTTATTTAGAAAGGATACAATTGAAACAATCTCATCATGTTTCTTAAATATCATAAAACAAATCAATAAGGACATAAGTACAATTATTAGAAGTTTCAACTTGCTCAATCCTTTAGAATCTCAAGATATATTAAAGAAGGCTAATACTAGTGAACAGATTGAAAAAGGAAATCAACAACATTTTATTCAATTATTTGAAAAAACAGTTAAGAACAACCCATATAAGGTAGCTGTTGTCGAAAGAGGGAAAAGTATAACTTATGATGAGCTTGATAAAAAATCTACTAGTTTAGCATATAAATTAAAGTGTTCCGGCATATCTAAAGGTCAAATAGTCGGTATAATACTAGATTCCTCAATAGAGCTTATTACTAGCATTCTAGGAATTATGAAAGCGGGGGCAGCTTATTTACCAATTGAAACTAATACACCGTTAGATAGGATTTTATATATATTGGAAAACAGTAATGCATCTTTAGTTTTAACAGATAGCAAAATTAAAATAACGAATTCTATAAATAATAGGGTAATAAACGTTAATGAGTTAAATCTTGAAAATCATATTGTACAAGATAAATGTATATTAACAGAAGGCCTAAACGAATCGGCTTATATAATATATACATCAGGAACAACGGGCCTACCAAAGGGAGTAAACATAAGTCATTTAGGACTATCTAACTATGTTACCTGGTTTTCTAAATTTGGGGGTGTATGTAAAGAAGACAAAACTATCTTGCTTTCTTCTTTTGCCTTTGATTTAGGATATACCTCCTTATACCCAATTTTAGCAAATGGAGGAACCCTGCACCTCTTAACCAAGGATTATTATATGGATCCTAAAAACTTAATAAACTACATTGATTCTAATTGCATTACTTATTTGAAATTAACACCTTCTCTTTATTCTATTTTAAATGACTATGATCCTAATCATCAGTTTCAGAGCCTTAGATTAATAATATTTGGAGGGGAGCCCCTTAATATAGGTCATGTTAAAAATATTAATAGGGTAAATAATATTAGAATTGTAAATCATTACGGTCCAACAGAAACCACCATTGGATGTATAGCTGGTGATATCCATCTTGACTCCCAAGACATTACTAGGACCTATAGTAGCATTGGAAAGCCTATATTTAATATGACAGCTTATATTGTAGATGAAGATCTCAATATGGTACCTTCAGGAGTACCGGGTGAACTTTGTATAAGTGGTGTGGGAGTGGCAAAAGGCTATATTAATCAACCTGATCTCACTAATGAAAAATTTATTTCTAACCCTTTTCAGGAGGGACAACGGTTATATCGTACGGGGGATTTGGCAAGATGGTTGCCTGACGGGAATATTGAATTTCTAGGGCGTACTGATCATCAAGTCAAGATTCGGGGATATCGTATCGAAACAGCAGAGATTGAACAGATTCTTTTGACCTTCCATAATATAAAGGATGCTCTAGTAATACCTATATATTCACAGGTAAAAGAAGCACAGTTATGTGCATACATCTGCAGCCATAGCCCAGTTTCTATACAAGAACTTAGAAGATATCTAATGGATAAGTTACCAGATTATATGATTCCTGCCTATTTTGTGCGTATAGAACAATTTCCCCTAACCCCGAATGGAAAAGTTGACCGTAAAGCTCTACCAGAGCCTGAACGGATAATTGATACGGGGAGGGGATTTGTTCCAGCTGTAACGATAGTAGAAAAGGAATTAGAGAAAATCTGGTGTGAAATCTTAGATTTAGAGGGCGTAAGCATACTGGATAATTTCTTTGAATTAGGAGGAGATTCGTTAAAAATTGCACGTATGGTGATGCAAGTCTCCAAAGAATTGAATGTTCAAATCTCCCTGCAGAAAGCTTTTTCCTTACCTACAATCCAGCAATTAGGTAATTATATAGAACAAGCCAGTCAAGAACTATACACACCTATAAGGAAGTTAGAAAAACATCCATGGTATAGGGCATCCTCTGTACAAAAGCGTCTGTATATACTCCAGCATCTTGATAATGTTGGGATTACGTATAACCTGCCATATGCCTTAATTCTAGCTGGGGATATTAAAGTAGATCACATGAAGAAAGCGATACAGACGTTAATAAATCGTCATGAGGCTCTTCGTACCTCCTTTATGTTTCAGGAAGGTGAAGTAATTCAACAAATACATGATGGGGTAGTATTTGATTGGACACCTATAAATACAAAATATGATACCATTGATGAAATGATTGAGGCTTTTATTCAGCCATTTTCTTTAGATATGGAAAGTCTATTTAGGGCAGGGATTACACGATTGGAGCCGAATAGATACCTGTTGGTGCTAGATATGCATCATATTATATCAGACGGAACGTCTAGCGGAATTTTAATAAATGAGCTTATGGAGCTTTATCAAAACCCAGATGTGAAGCTGTCCCCTGTAAAGGTGCAGTATAAAGAGTTTGCAGCTTGGCAACATAAATTTATGCAGTCAGGGGGATATAAGGAACAAGAGAAGTATTGGTTAGAAAAATATAGAGATGGTTCCACTTATGCAAAATTACCAACTGATTATGTTCGTCCACCTATTCAATCATTTAATGGAGAACGTATATCCTTTCAACTAGGTGAAGAAATTACGAAACAATTAAAGGCGTTAGCAAAGGAACACAATGTAACATTGTATATGATCTTGTTAGCCGCCTATAAGGTCTTCCTGTATAAATACACAAATAATAGGGAGATTGTGGTTGGGACACCTACAACCGGCAGAAGGCATCCTGATATTCAAAATACGGTAGGCATGTTTGTCAATACGTTAGCATTAGTGAATAGCATTAACCCAGATGAGTCCTTCAAGAGCTTTCTAGACCAGTTAAAGGAAAGTTCATTGGAAGCATTTGATAATCAAGATTATCAATTTGAAGACTTGGTTAGGAAGTTAGGGGAGAAGTACGAATTAAGTAATAATCCCTTGTTTGATACGATGTTTGCTTTTCAAAATATGGAGAGCTTTAACTCACAATTTGGTAGCTATTCCTTAAGTATTTATGATATCACAATGAAGATTTCTAAGTTTGATATGTCTCTTTATGCATGTGAAACAGATAATTACCTCAAATTTGATTTAGAGTATAATGTAGATTTATTTAAAGAAGAAACAATGAAAGACGCTACAGAATATCTAAAAGAAATTTACTGTAATCTAAATGAATTCATAAATAGACCTATAGGTAATTTGATTTCGTTGCATAATTCAAATTCAATAGATCATATTGATATATTTGAGGATGACTTTAATTTTATTTAA
- a CDS encoding IS6 family transposase — protein MEKENLFKWKHYQPELILLTVRWYLRYNLSFRNLVEMMEERGLSIAHTTSMRWIHQYGPQLEENVRHHLKSTNDSWRVDETYIKVKGQWMYLYRAVDSEGNTIDFYLSKSRDKQAAKRFFKKALAFSYIAKPRVITVDKNPAYPVAIQELKKEKHMPEGIQIRQVKYLNNMVEQDHRFIKRRVRSMLGLKSFKTAISILSGVEAMHMMKKGQLVLPDKSVQNQKEFIHKLFGLAS, from the coding sequence ATGGAAAAAGAAAATTTGTTTAAATGGAAGCATTATCAGCCTGAACTAATCTTATTAACAGTAAGGTGGTACCTACGGTACAATTTGAGCTTCCGTAACCTGGTGGAAATGATGGAGGAAAGAGGATTATCAATTGCTCACACAACAAGTATGCGCTGGATTCATCAATATGGACCTCAATTAGAAGAGAACGTACGACATCATCTTAAATCAACAAATGACTCGTGGAGAGTCGATGAAACCTATATTAAAGTAAAAGGTCAATGGATGTACTTATATCGTGCAGTTGATTCAGAGGGTAATACAATTGATTTTTATCTAAGTAAATCCAGAGATAAACAAGCGGCCAAGCGCTTTTTCAAGAAAGCCTTGGCTTTTTCATATATTGCTAAACCTCGCGTGATAACAGTAGATAAGAACCCTGCCTATCCTGTAGCGATTCAAGAGTTGAAAAAAGAGAAACATATGCCTGAAGGCATACAAATAAGGCAAGTTAAATATCTCAATAATATGGTGGAACAAGACCACCGGTTTATTAAAAGGCGAGTTCGTTCTATGTTAGGATTAAAGTCGTTTAAAACAGCAATCTCTATATTAAGTGGTGTTGAAGCGATGCATATGATGAAAAAAGGACAACTTGTTTTACCGGACAAGTCTGTCCAAAACCAGAAAGAATTTATTCATAAATTGTTTGGCTTAGCTTCATAA
- a CDS encoding phosphate ABC transporter permease, producing the protein MTLFGYPLELIYLYGFIITTILTVIYIFFGDIFESIFSFGGGSISIVTLLLSFLAMLCGFSYIGEYLFSVNSIIIFSLSFGISFISVFLMKILILKPIAEAEQNTVQRMDEFVGCKGEVIITIPKEGFGEVLVSSKFGSNAIPAKTVGKKDILQGTVVMIEGVQDGVLLVQNIAYSLKKPKL; encoded by the coding sequence ATGACATTGTTTGGTTATCCGCTTGAATTAATTTATTTATATGGATTTATTATTACTACTATACTTACTGTTATTTATATCTTTTTTGGAGATATATTTGAATCCATATTTAGCTTCGGAGGGGGATCTATATCCATTGTAACGTTGCTACTCAGTTTCCTTGCAATGCTTTGTGGGTTTAGTTATATAGGTGAGTACTTATTTTCTGTGAATAGTATTATTATTTTTAGTCTTTCTTTTGGTATATCCTTTATTAGTGTTTTTCTAATGAAGATATTGATTTTAAAACCAATTGCAGAAGCTGAACAAAATACAGTACAACGTATGGATGAATTTGTTGGCTGCAAAGGAGAAGTAATTATTACTATTCCAAAAGAAGGGTTTGGAGAAGTGCTAGTTTCTTCGAAATTTGGAAGCAATGCGATACCAGCTAAGACAGTTGGAAAGAAAGATATTTTACAAGGAACCGTGGTCATGATTGAGGGAGTTCAAGATGGTGTTTTGCTTGTACAAAACATCGCTTATTCTTTAAAAAAACCAAAGTTATAA